The window tgtcgatgattactcgagattttgttggacaatctttctacctagtaaggatcaaaattttccagctttcacacaatttgcaagattatgtcaaaacaaaatgaacaacaaaatagttgcaattcgaagtgatcacggtggagagtttgaaaactttctttttgaaaaatattgtgataaacatggaattgagcataacttttcagctcctagaacacctcaacaaaacggagtagttgaacgtaaaaatcgggttctagaggagctggcaagaacaatgctaaatGAGAGTAatttaccaaagtatttctgggctgacgcgattagtacagcatgttatgttttgaataggataataatacgtcctatactgaacaaaactccatatgaattactaaaaggtagaaaaccaaatgtatctcatctccatgtattcggttgcaagtgttttgttttgaacaatggtaaggataatcttggcaaattcgatgctaaagctgatgagggcatattcctagGTTACTCACAATCcagcaaagcatatcggatatataataagatattacttatagtagaagagtcagtacacgtttcttttgatgaatcttatgcaaaatatgtcgagaaaggtctttcatttaatggtgcaggtccatccactgaagacattatcaaggataaggaagatgagaatgaaagtatcgtaaagaaagatgctgagagagagaaagatgagtctcacaatgaaaatgaaagagaaagcatctcaaacaatgaagaacttcccaaggcctggacaaatgtgaaagaccatccaattgacaatataataggggacatctcaaggggcgttacaacacgctcaaagataagtaacttctgtcatcattttgcttttgtttcacaagttgagccgaaaaacgctaaggatgcattacttgatgagcattggctaatggccatgcaagaagaattaaaccaatttaaacggaatgatgtttgggacttagtccctcatccgggagatcatcaagtaataggcactagatgggtttttcgtaacaaacttgatgaaaacggtgttattactagaaacaaagctagattagttgcccaaggttataatcaagaggaaggtattgattatgaagagacatacgctcctgtagcacgtctcgaagctattcgcctcttacttgcttatgcttgttctaaagacttcaaactattccaaatggatgttaagagtgcctttctaaatggctatattaatgaagaagtctatgttgctcagccacccggctttgagaattacatgtatccaactcatgtctataagctgaaacgtgctctatacggtcttaaacaagcccctcgggcttggtatgaacgtttgagcaaatttctccttagtcaagggtactctagaggtaaagttgacactactctctttattaaaagaaaagatgaggatattctcttagtccaaatttatgtagatgatattatatttgggtcgcctaatgcaaaacttgtcaaagacttttctaagcttatgcatagtgaatttgagatgagtctcatgggtgagctaaatttcttccttggcctacaaatcaagcaactcagtcatggaacgtttgtgaatcaaactaaatattgtacggagctgctcaaaagatttggaatgagtgaagcaaaggaaattgacacacctatggcaacaaatacaaatctagacaaagatgagaaaggtaaagaggttgatgtgaaattataccgaggaatgataggttcactattgtatcttactgcctcaagaccagacattatgtttagtgtgtgtatgtgtgcaagatatcaatcttgcccaaaagaatctcacttgaaagctgtcaaaagaattctgcgatacttacgtggaactactacatatggcctatggtatccaaaaggaaatgagtgtcatttggtaggattctccgattcagattttgccggctgcaaatccgacagaaaaagcaccagtggaacgtgtcatctattctcaaactcattgataagttggcatagtaagaaacaagtatcggttgcattatccactgctgaggcagaatatgtagctgctggaagctgctgtgcacaaatattatggctcaagcaacaacttcttgactttggtattaagcttgatcgcatacctatcatgtgcgacaacacaagcgccataaacttgagtaaaaatcctgtcttacactcacgtaccaaacatattgaaataaggcatcactttctacgagatcatgtagagaaaggagacgttacttttgaacatgtagaaagcaagaagcaactagctgacatcttcaccaaacctctagcaacggagcaatacttcaacattcgtagggaattagggatactcgatatctctaatttgggctaattacgtttgttttctcttaatattatttctttaccttatgtatatatatatatatatatatatatctttcttgctaacatttttcttagcataaaggtagtgcatcatcaagccaggcgtcatattgaaaaagcggtaacgtaattgttgttcacttccaaaaataatattgatactataatatgctatcaattaacatgcttatagtgacttcatgcataaaaaaaaaaaaaaactgctcttgctcacatatgtgtctcatgctatcattaactaccttttatctactatactgtacatgctagcattgttatctatggtcctcttgttactcttctattctcttgttttctctttttgatgttgacaaagagggagatagatgctggatgtacgggggagctctgttgagagactgccctgttgagagatagatgctggatgtacgggggagctctgttgagtcctTATCATTTACTTCCAATGCTTAGAcaaatggtttgccatcatcaaaaagggggagtatgtgaatacaagattacactcaaagatgtttttgattcatggcaaactcaaataagcattcaaacaacaagacggaagcagaaaacttaaagaaaagcaagcattgatcactcataggtcaacccattatgattatatgtttaaaggttgactcaacacaagcaaaacaagaagaatgcagaaaagcagcagttaggtcgacctaccatcaacccaggtcgacctaaaatggagaaaaattcatatactcctgccaggtcgacccacacatcatttaggtcgacctaaattgatgaattctacataccagcctgttaggtcgacctacacatcaactaggtcgacctaatctgtgaaaatgtccccagaatgcatcagaagaggattctggtcgacctactccttcaacaggtcgacctaactgggagcaaaattctgcaagctctgttaggtcgacctaagcactacaagtggtcgacctaactgatcaagaaagttcaaagatCAGTTtctcttggttctaactgttatgcaatcatatatattgtgcaagggtaattattcaagcaacatcaacgactgaaagatacacaaacgcttctcatcttcgttcttcatcatctccaacacaattacacataatcattcttgcgttgcgggttagtgatgagttcgataacgtccatggaacggaattgaagattcctagtgggtgaaggtttgtggggtttgttggtgaataaaatctgcgggttttgtcctccacgacgggtggttcttgggggtttttatcaagaggcgttcattgaggattcggctgaatgtaacgattgaggaacggggagttcaaggaatcaagacactgcagaagggaatcaaagtgaagctcttggataaccttgatctggctcaagattaagggggaagaagattcaaaggatcgacataattggtttatcgtttatcgctttgttatcttctttgtatatactactttcaacattaatgaaagattacccaatttcaatttggaatttggggcagacgtagtcgtagcgaggacgatcgacgaactgcctaaacaaatatcgtgttcttgtcgcttttactttttcatttacattttgttcataattggtataattgctaaattgatcaatgattcaagtgttaaaattgtgaattaaaagttctgcataaacatcacaattcaccacatcgtgaattagcatcaatttgaatattgtcaccaagtgtttgtctatttgcttaattcaccttactgcattgtaaatcaaagtttgtcaatctagaagttaattgattttcagttgTGACAAgtattgattcgatagcatatctccttatccggaatttcgaatatcttgtggttttgtaacacatataaccctttgcaatagcggtccggaatagacgcaagtcgattcagaaccgctttcgctatagtctgtaaaaatcccggaaaaactgtgttggatctattcaccccccctctagatccttaggccagcgtctaacaaaagGAACTAGTAGTACTGGGGTTGTTGCTATTCATTTTGATGGTGATTTGTGTAGACAGGCTTTAGCTAGAATGTTAATTGTGGATGAGCTGCCTTTTTCATTTGTTGAAAATGAAGGATTTCGTTATTTTATGAGTGTTACACAACCTAGATTCGTGCTTCCGGGAAGGATTGCAATTGCTAGGGACTGTTTGAACCTTTACACTAGTGAGAAACATAAGCTGAGAAGCATGTTTACTAAGAAAAATCAAAGTGTCTCCCTAACAACTGATACATGGACATCTGtgcaaaatattaattatatggtTCTTACTGCACATTTCATTGATGAAAATTGGAAGATGCATAAAAGAATTCTAAATTTTTGTCCAATCACGTCTCATAGGGGGGAGGTAGTCGGAAAAAAGATTGAGAAGTGTTTGGAGGGTTGGATGATAGATAAGGTTTTCACCATCACGGTTGATAATGCTAGTTCAAATGATCTTGCTATTGCTTACCTGAAAACTAGAATGGAGGACTGGAATTCACACCCATTAAAAGGGGAGCATTTACATGTTAGGTGTTGTGCTCACATTTTGAACCTTGTTGTTGGCGACGGATTGAAGTTGAAGGACATGCATTCTTCAATTTCcaaaattaggattgcagttcgATTTGTTCGTGGGTCAGCTAGTCGTTTGGATAGGTTTAAGGTATGTATTAAAGAAGCTAGGATACAAGACAAGTCTACTGTGCAATATGATTGTCCCACTAGATGGAACTCTACCTACATTATGCTTGAAAGTGCATTGAAGTTTCAAAAGGCATTTAAGAGATTAGGTGAGAAGTGTGTTGAGTATGCAATGTTGGAAGGTGGTGCCCCAAATAATGATGATTGGGAAAATGCTAAGTGTTTTGTGAAATTTCTGAAGTTGTTTTTTGAAATCACTAAGAAAGTGTCAGGTTCAACTTATGTAACATCTTCTACATATTTCTTGGAACATTGTAAGATATTGGATGCATTTAATATTTGGATGGGATGTCACAAAGATGACCCAATACTTGCAAAGATGGCTACCAATATGATAGGTAAATATAGTAAGTATTGGGGGGACGTCTCAAAGATGAATCTATTGGTCTTTATTGCTGTAATTTTTGATCCTCGTCGTAAATTTCAATTTGTTAGCTGGGGATTGCATCAATATTATGAGAAGGAGATTGCTGATTCTTTGTGTGGTAAGGTAAAGGATTTAACTAGAATATTTGAAAGCTATAGTCGGAAAGGCCAAGTAGAAAGTGTTGCACAAGAAGTGGAAGTATTGGAATTTGTTACATCTTCAGAAGTGGATGATAAATTTGAGATGAACATGGATCAAGATCCAAATTTGAGTAAAAATGAAGTGGATTTGTATCTCACAGAGCCTAGGGAGAAGAAAAATCctgattttgacattttaaattggTGGAAGGTGAATTCTACCAAATACCCTACCCTTGGTCTAATAGCTAGAGATATATTGGCTATGCCAATATCAACTGTTGCTTCAGAGTCTGCTTTTAGCACAGGGGGTAGAGTTCTTAGTAATTATAGGAGCTCTCTTACACCTCACACTGTTGAAGCTTTAATTTGTGCACAAAATTGGTTAAGATCTTCACCTTTGTCAGTTGATATTGAGGAGCATTTGGAAGATTTAGAGAAGCTCGAAGAaggtatatatgtatataattgattctattttattcaaatttaattgtttgttatgtctaatttttgttatatttgatACATTCTTAGAATTAGCTCCGATTCCACAATTGAATGAGGGACTTTCTGATATTGAATCTGATTAGTAGATGTGCTTCAAAAGGAAATGAAATGGTATGtttgatttttcaaatttttaaatctttttattcttaagTCAATTAATCTGACACAATTTTCTCAATTATGATATGTAGATGGAGTCATGGAGATGGAGACATTGTTACTTTGGTGTAATATGATATGTAGATGGAGTATCAGACTAGATGGAGATGGAGACAAtgtaattttttttggtattttgataTAGACAATGTTAGTGTTGGAGACAATGTAATTTCTTTTAGTATTTTGATATAGACAGTGTTACTGTTAGTGTTACAGTTACAGTGTAATGTAATTGATATAGTCTGATACTTTGATACTTCTTTTGGTATTGAGAAAAGTGGTAAGAGAGgatgtatgtttttatttattgaatttgtACTTAAGTAGCTAAATTGTACTACTTGTGTGCTTAAGATTCTGGTTGAACAATGGACcattgtttatttattattatattttcagtTCATTCGGTATTATGTGGACATACTTTTGTGtggtataatatcatatattattttgatattgaattatttttctttttccttttatttcattTCAGTACATTTTCATTTTATCGTGTAAACTGCAGccaccgaaccgatcctaaccgcattggtttgggttggtttggtttggatcaatttttaaaaaccaaccgaaccaaaccgaaccgcatggaTTTTTATCTcacggttaggatgacttttacgctcaaaaccgaaccaaaccgcaccgcgaacacccctactttGGAGAATATGGACCGCATAATCTCTGTCACAGTTAGTTCCGTAGATGTATCCACAGAAGGGTCATACGTAACActttttcgtagatgcatctacgagaAAGACCTGTAATTTCATTTTAACACCTTTCCGTATATGGATCTACGGAAGTTTTCCTGCTAATTTAAAACCAGAACAGAAAGCAGTAGCAGCATTTTTCAGGAGACAAATACACaaaaacacacaaacacacaaacaaacaaacacaaaaaaggattatattgcaatgttatagagtgcatatattacactttgaaactagataaatacatcaaaagaactgtcaccggctaaatctattggtggttctAATTTTGACTTTTCCGCATTTGAGATTTTATCGATATTATTCAATCTTTCGAATTCATGCATCCTATCAAAAAATACATTCGGCCATGTCTCAGCAAGTTCGGTATGATGAAGATTCCATTCCGGTGACGTAGGTGGTATGGGGCATCtcggtttcaagtaaacttgtacaaaatgaCGTGATTTGGCGAGCCATCCAACACATATAATACGATCAATTGGATTTGCAGGAGGTGCGGTGCAGAGCAGAAAAAAGGTTTCCGAAAAACCATAACGCGTTAATTCAATGCATACCATGTCATATGCGCATGCAATAAGATGTCTCATTTCCGGGAATCTCATCCAACGTGAAATCGGTGCCTAGGCGCCCCCTAAGGAACAAGAGGTTCGTTGAGCGATTGAAATTTGGTTTCATCTCCAAATACCTGCGTGTACGAGTCTTTATGGTTCACAAACTCGTCGATACCATCATGACGGACAAGCTTATGGGC of the Vicia villosa cultivar HV-30 ecotype Madison, WI unplaced genomic scaffold, Vvil1.0 ctg.000286F_1_1, whole genome shotgun sequence genome contains:
- the LOC131626409 gene encoding zinc finger BED domain-containing protein RICESLEEPER 2-like, with product MTHVTQFLVPIQLYSLTYVRVFLYPSLSLSAVSASSSPSRSRHLTQSRGLNSQVSSSPSWFLGAISLNFVSASTKILDMTIIDKEKEVSSDVGSHAGASNSISMTENQAENNPSSMPTTEPLPQTIDQGDKDQCGNVENIKKRKVGEASTKTKDVSNADEPGKKKPCRPKSWVWEHFDKVDGRVVCKWCKNTSYAADSHRNGTSNLSNHLRIQCKKFPKNLDPTQTVLSVQDNKGTSSTGVVAIHFDGDLCRQALARMLIVDELPFSFVENEGFRYFMSVTQPRFVLPGRIAIARDCLNLYTSEKHKLRSMFTKKNQSVSLTTDTWTSVQNINYMVLTAHFIDENWKMHKRILNFCPITSHRGEVVGKKIEKCLEGWMIDKVFTITVDNASSNDLAIAYLKTRMEDWNSHPLKGEHLHVRCCAHILNLVVGDGLKLKDMHSSISKIRIAVRFVRGSASRLDRFKVCIKEARIQDKSTVQYDCPTRWNSTYIMLESALKFQKAFKRLGEKCVEYAMLEGGAPNNDDWENAKCFVKFLKLFFEITKKVSGSTYVTSSTYFLEHCKILDAFNIWMGCHKDDPILAKMATNMIGKYSKYWGDVSKMNLLVFIAVIFDPRRKFQFVSWGLHQYYEKEIADSLCGKVKDLTRIFESYSRKGQVEKVDDKFEMNMDQDPNLSKNEVDLYLTEPREKKNPDFDILNWWKVNSTKYPTLGLIARDILAMPISTVASESAFSTGGRVLSNYRSSLTPHTVEALICAQNWLRSSPLSVDIEEHLEDLEKLEEELAPIPQLNEGLSDIESD